The Natranaeroarchaeum aerophilus genomic interval ATGCCGATCGAAAGGTCGTCACCCCTGGGCAGAACCTGAATGCACTTTCGGTGGTAGCCGGGATTACTATTCCAGTGATCGCATTGCTACGTTCAGAAACGGTGAATAAGTAGCAAAACTTGGCTCTGCTAGGGTTATTGAAGTTAGCTCGGGTGTCGGGTAGCCTTATAGGCTCAACCCACAGAGAAGGCATATTTTGCTCCCCAGTAGTTGAGGGAAATGTAGCGAAGCAGGTTACGAGGCTCTGGTGAATCACTAGACAGCGTCCGGATTGGGGTATTAAGCTACGAGAGGTTGCGGCAAAAGTTTTCTTGTGATCGTTCTCAGCGGTAGCTATTGCCCCAACAACCCTGCTTGGCTCTTGTCAAGAGCAGTTACAATGCACGCTCAACAGCTGAACACGACGCCCTATAGGGATTCACCAGAGCCCTATATTTCCAATCAATCATCATTCTTTCCAGCAGCCGTGCGTTCAATATAGACTTCCATATCATCATTAGAGATGTCTGTAGACATGGATTCTGAGAGATTTGCATGTACGAGTTCGTATAGTGAGGGACAGAATATTGACAATGCCATATGATATCGAGTGAGGAAACAATTTTGCCAGTATGGGTAATCTTCTCTACAACTAATTAACCATCCCTGTAGGGCAAAAGCTTTCGACTGTTTGGGATTAGAGCGACTGAGATGGATTTCAACCATATATTCGAGGGCCAAGAGGGCGTCATCATATGATTCCCCTGCAAGCAACTGCATCATTGCTGTTCCAAACAGTGTGCCCGCCTCTAGCTCGGCATCAAGCTGATAGATTATTTGCCCGGCATTGATCATTAACCGTGCACCCTTGCGGTACTCACCAACCTCAAATAGCATGTCTGCTGCCTTTTCCATTTGGGGAAGGGCGTCGGTGAAATCACCGCATTGAAGATAAGTATTAGCTAAGTCAGCGTGAGCCCTCGCTAATGCGGTTTCGTCACCGAGATCCTCAAGTTTGTCAATCACCTCTTGATGTTGGCGTTTTGCCATGGTCCAATTACCTTCGAGCGACTCTACGTTCGCTAAATTCCCATCACACATAGCAACAGATCTGTGATTTCCCGCTGCAGCGAACAAAGACCTGGCTTGCTCAGTATACTTTCGAGCGGGAACTGGGTTATGTCTCCGGATCTCTTGAGAACCGAGTGTCATCAAGTCTTCTGCGGCTTCCACATTTCGGTCTAATTGGCGATTTATTTTCAGGGATTGCTCAGTGAGAGACCGGGCAGCTTCATAATCTCCCTTATCAAAAAGGTAGTCGCTAGTCCGTCCATAGACATGAGTAAGTGCTTGAAGATCGCCAATCTCCTGAAAGACTCGTTTAGCAGTATTATTACACGCTTGTGCAATATCTGATTCACCTCGTTCGAAGTAGAGGACTGCAAGGCCTCCAATGTGTTTTGCCCAACTATGTCGATCACCGAGTTCTCGGTCGATTGCGCAGGCCTGTCTGAAGCATGATTCAGCCTTGGTAGTATCCCCAGTAAAAATATAGAGTTCAGCTAGACTAGCAAAAATGGTTGACTTCCCTGGGGAAGAACCATCAACTGGTTCCAATTCCAACGCCTCTCTAAGATCTGTAATGGCCTCTTCAATTTTCGCCTGGTTCTTTTTGATTTGTGCAGTATTCGTCAACGCAATTGATTCAAGATCATGTTGAACTGGTTCCGGTAGGTCCTGACACATTTCAATTCTTTCCATGAGCGTTTCATACTCACGCTTAGCCCATTCACTGTCACTACTTCCCCGACTCGAGCCTCCCCGAGAGAGAGCCATGTTTCCACGCCAAACGTATTGATGTAGTTCAACCGGGCGGGGCACAACTTCAGGAATCTCTATACCAGAATATCCTGATTCGCCGTAATAGTCGATCAACTGGTTGTATATAATACCGGGACGGAATAGTCTCCGAAGTAATTTGCTCGAGTCAACAGATTGATCTATTTCTGAAGGTACTACCTCACGTCGGTACCAGTTGTTGATGTCTTTACGAACTTCAGGATCAACGCTCAGTTGAATTGTGGAATTAATACAGCGTTCAAACCGATCGATGGCTGCATTCTCCTTCTCATTTAAAGCTTGTTTCAGGTACTCGACGCACCACATTTCGTGTTTAGTTTGATATTCGTCACCATCCTCATGGAAAAGAATAGTGCCTTCTAGCGTCTCAAGAGCGGCATCAATCTCTGCGTGAGAATACCCCTGCGTATTTAATGTGTGGAAAAACTCATCATTGAGGGGTAGCCTGCTAGTTTTCAAAAGGGCGGTCTGCATTGCAATAGTTCTCTCACATTCAGACTCGTGCTCAGCGCGTACCTGCCGTACATCACAACCAAGGATGGAATCAACGTCAGTTTTCACTGCAGGATCGCTAGCCTCCTTGTCAAGGATTGAAAGGAGATATATTAGACTCAGAACTGAGCTACTGTGTGGTTCTTGATGGATTTGCTGGAAAATAACTTTAGGAGAGACTTGGAGACTAGTGTTCGTAACGTTTTCGTACTTTTCAACTGCGGCCTCAGCTTCTGCGATCGAGATTGGAGGGAGAGAGACGGTTTCGAGCGTGCTCGGCAGTGGTCGGTTCGATTCAATTTGCAGATCTTGAGCTTGAGATCCAGAACTTAATTCCCGGGCAGCTGTAACCAAACCAATATGATCATATCGCTCACATAATTCGACGAGATTAAATACATTACCCAAACCTGCTCTGTGTGCGTCTTCGACCACAATGACCCCATCTTGTTGGTCTGCTGCCCATTCCTTGATTGCATCTTTTGCCGACTCAGGAGAACTTGTATCCGGACAAAACAGAGTGGGTACTCCCTCGTTGTGTAGTTGGCAGCAGACTTGTTTCATGGCCGTTGATTTTCCAGACCCCGCCTCGCCACAGAGTGCAATTTGCCGTCCGGAACGGGCAGCAGAGGTGAGCTGAGTCACAACTGAACTACTGTCTTCGTTCAACCGATCGAATGCATATCCGGCACGAATCTCAGAAATTGTAAACTCTAGTTGCCAAGCCGTTTTTGCGGACCGGGGCGGCTTCTGTTCTAAGTAGCCATCAGAAATTTCATAGACACCAGCTTCTGCGAGAGTAACATCCGGAAGCGTAAGATACTGTGCGTAGTAGTTCTGAAAAATCGAACGATGTTTCGATAGGAGTCGTGTTACATCATCCCACATTAGAAGTTCGATATCAAATTTGTCTTCGGCGCGCCCATCGTTGAGATGTCGAACCTCTTCTTGCAGGTGTTTGTCCTGAAGGGCACTAGTCGCAATAATATACGTGTCCAATGGCGGACTGAATGCGGTCGCCTTATTTACTTCAGACTGAACAGTCTGGATTGAAAGATCATCTGTCCGCTTACATTGAACACCGACCATCTCATCTTCCAAACTTGTAAAATAGATATCGACCCCATCATCAGATTGTCCTGAACGGCCATGCCTGCTTGTCTTGGAGTCATATTCGGCCTCGAGCAGATCTGCTATCAGGAGTTCGAACTCCTCGCCAGAATTCGGTGGAAAAACATCCAGTGATGTAGAGTCAAGCATCTAATAACTAGTATCAGTGCACAAAGTTAGACTTTACCTCTAACGGCATCTACCAATAGACACTATCTTTTTATCTCTCGTTAATTACCAAGATGGTAATTCCCATAATTGAGGATGGGAGCGAAACATCCGCGTCGGATGAAGGACGAGACGGAAGTGAAGAACCTCTTTTTGCTGTTGCACTCAACAATTTCTGGTGTTAAAAGCGGCTGTATTCGTTAAACCTCACACCGGGATAGTCCAGATAAGTATTCTGGACGGTGTTATAGACCGGGTTGTCCACTCTTCCTATAAGAATTTACAGAAAATTGATAAGGGTTACAGATTATTTTATTTTATGGGACTTCTCCAGTCGATTCTGGGCTCACCTTCACCACCCGATGAGTCCGAGTCGAAACCGATGATCGATCTTCCAAAAGACGAGTATACTGTCGTATATCCGGTTGCTGTCCGAAGGTCGCAGCTCACCGCATTTCAAACAGTGATCGAAGCCGAACAGAAAATACCACGTAACGAAGGGCCAGGCACAGGTCTTCTCACAGATGCTCTCGACGACACCTGGAAGGAGACTGTTCCCGGTGACAAGACGTGGCAGGAGAGTATGGAAGAGACACGCACTAATGCAAAAGACACCATCAAGGGGTGGTTAAAATCCACCCACGGTGAACTCAATGTGGTCTTTCTTCCAGCCAACACCACATTCCGTCTTGAAGCCTTCCTCGTGAGTTGCGAGACCAGAGCAGATATCGAAGAAGACCCATTTACCCTACCAGACGAGTTCGTCGAGGCCGTCTCCTTGCTGAAGGCACTCCGAACCGCAGAAGATGAAAAAGAGCCGGTATTCGTCCACCAAGATCAGTTGCCGAACTAAATCCACGCACAAGTTCGACTGCTCCAAGTACAGCAACAGGATTCGTCGGATTCAACTTGGTGTTGCATACGTCCGTATCTCCTACTTAGTACGGCCAGCAATTCACTTCCTATTGAGGACTATATCGATGCATCTCAATTGGGTCATGGAGCGCATGATTATCGGCGTCGGCATGTACACTAATTCCATGGCTCGTGAAGAGTCGGAGATTTACATAGGAAGGAAGCCGGACGGGACCCTCATAACGGTTACAGAGTATGCCGCCTGTGAGGCAGGGCTTGACGAACCCCCACCGATCTTCTGCCAACATTGCCTCGACGAGTACAACGAGATGCAACAGCTGACGTATGACGCCAAAAAACGTCGGTTCGTCCATCGAAGCGTCCAACGAGGGTGCTATCAAGATGGCCGCACGAATGATCGAGATCACCCGTTGATACAACAAACCGTCTACAAACAATTAGTGAATGATGATCGCTATAGCCAGTCAAAGATAGAATTCCCGATCAACCGCTGGAATAGTAACATCAAACTGAACTTTGATGTCGGAGGTATGCTTCCTAACCATGATTCACTTCAGGGAGTGTTAGTTGAGATACAGCATCAATCAGGTACCCTCAGCAAGCGGCTCTTCCGGCGGCTTAGACTTGCTCAGAAACGCAACTATGGAGCGTACGTTGTGTTTTCACCGTCAGCACGATATCGAAGTTGGTACTCTGGGCTGTTCGTGCAAGTGAAAGGGTATGAAGCAGAGATTGGTAAGTACAAGAACGGTGCAGTCGAATTAGGCACGATGATTCAACCGGAGGACGACATATCCGCCCTTCAGAGAGAGTCCTTACGTGCGAAAAACCGAGCCTACATTTGAGATTCAAAGATGGTTGATTACAACTCATCAACGGCACGCGAGTACGTAAAAGAAAACCGGAAAGAGCTGATAAAATTGATAAAGCATGACGATGCGTTCATACGCACATTGGGGCTAGCAGTTCTTATTGAGGCAGGTGATGAAGGGGATATTGAACTTGCAAAACGGGAGCTGGAACTTCTACAAAAATTGGATGATCGGTACGATGACCTCTACTGAGTTATCGAGGTAGGTGATGTCCCCTCATCATCGTCGTCGTTGTCGTCCTCATCGTTCTCGTCCTCGTCGTTGTCGTCCTCATCGTTCTCGTCCTCGTCGTTGTCGTCCTCGTCGTTGTCGGCGGAGTCGTCATCGTCATCACCATCATCATCTTCGCTACTTGGCTCCACCAACTCCCTCAGCTTGTCAGCGTGGTCCAGTAACTCTGGATAATCCTCGATGACGCGCCGGAGTTTCTTGGCTGAAACTACGCTTTCTTCAGTGATTTCACCATTAGTGATCAGTTCAACAAGATCACTCCTGGCTTCCTCTTTAGCCTTCTGCTCAGAGGGACTCTCTACGTTACTATGTTCGACCTCTTCTACCGCATTGGGATTGAACTCTTTTTTGCACCATATGCATTCTGAGTCGTAGCGAGGCGTGAACCGTGAGCAGTTCGGGCACAGGACCGGTGCAGGGTCATGGAATTCCTCGTGGTCAGACTCAGGCAGATGTTCTTCTGAGAGCCCATCGCTTTTGGCTATTTTGTCGTCAGTACTACTACCGAACCTAAC includes:
- a CDS encoding restriction endonuclease, with the translated sequence MLDSTSLDVFPPNSGEEFELLIADLLEAEYDSKTSRHGRSGQSDDGVDIYFTSLEDEMVGVQCKRTDDLSIQTVQSEVNKATAFSPPLDTYIIATSALQDKHLQEEVRHLNDGRAEDKFDIELLMWDDVTRLLSKHRSIFQNYYAQYLTLPDVTLAEAGVYEISDGYLEQKPPRSAKTAWQLEFTISEIRAGYAFDRLNEDSSSVVTQLTSAARSGRQIALCGEAGSGKSTAMKQVCCQLHNEGVPTLFCPDTSSPESAKDAIKEWAADQQDGVIVVEDAHRAGLGNVFNLVELCERYDHIGLVTAARELSSGSQAQDLQIESNRPLPSTLETVSLPPISIAEAEAAVEKYENVTNTSLQVSPKVIFQQIHQEPHSSSVLSLIYLLSILDKEASDPAVKTDVDSILGCDVRQVRAEHESECERTIAMQTALLKTSRLPLNDEFFHTLNTQGYSHAEIDAALETLEGTILFHEDGDEYQTKHEMWCVEYLKQALNEKENAAIDRFERCINSTIQLSVDPEVRKDINNWYRREVVPSEIDQSVDSSKLLRRLFRPGIIYNQLIDYYGESGYSGIEIPEVVPRPVELHQYVWRGNMALSRGGSSRGSSDSEWAKREYETLMERIEMCQDLPEPVQHDLESIALTNTAQIKKNQAKIEEAITDLREALELEPVDGSSPGKSTIFASLAELYIFTGDTTKAESCFRQACAIDRELGDRHSWAKHIGGLAVLYFERGESDIAQACNNTAKRVFQEIGDLQALTHVYGRTSDYLFDKGDYEAARSLTEQSLKINRQLDRNVEAAEDLMTLGSQEIRRHNPVPARKYTEQARSLFAAAGNHRSVAMCDGNLANVESLEGNWTMAKRQHQEVIDKLEDLGDETALARAHADLANTYLQCGDFTDALPQMEKAADMLFEVGEYRKGARLMINAGQIIYQLDAELEAGTLFGTAMMQLLAGESYDDALLALEYMVEIHLSRSNPKQSKAFALQGWLISCREDYPYWQNCFLTRYHMALSIFCPSLYELVHANLSESMSTDISNDDMEVYIERTAAGKNDD